The sequence TGAAGTATAATAAGAAAACGGATAATAGCAAAGCAATAGTAGGAAGAACCTAATGCAAGCTTAAAATGCTACACAATCATTTATGTAAGACTGGGCAACAAATTTTCCTAAATTGGCAATCACTGATGAGATTTCCCCCCAGTTACTTACAACTACTAAACCATACAATTGAACAGAAAAAAGGATTGAGTATATGATTAAACGACTTGTCGTAACAGGCTATAAAAGCCATGAATTAGGTATTTTCGACGATAAACATGCAGGAATACCAATTATTAAGAAAGCACTTGAAAGCCGTCTAACTCCATTGCTTGAAGCCGGTCTCGAGTGGATTATTATGAGCGGTCAGCCAGGAGTCGAAACATGGGCTGCGGAAACGGCAATTGACCTACAGGAAGACTTTCCTGATTTACAAATCGCTATCATCACGCCATTTGAAGAACAGGACAAAAACTGGAATGACGCAAAGAAGCAGGCATATGAATTCATACTCTCGCATGCAGACTATACCGTCAGCTTAACAAAACGGCCTTATGAAGCACCATGGCAATTCATCGAGAAGGATAAGTTTCTGTTGCGTAATTCGGATGGAATATTAATAGTCTACGATGAAGAAAATGATGGTTCACCGAAATTCATGAAAAAGATGGCAATGAGCTATGCTGAGAAAAGTGATTATGAAGTATTGACGATTTCGGCTGATGATCTTCAATTGATAGCAGAAGATTTACAACGGAAAGATTGGGATTAACGTATAAAAAACAGCTGTTACCAGTTACATTCACTCTGGTAAACAGCTGTTTTCATTTTCATTTCTGATGCTTTTCTAAAAAGTCCAGCATCATCTCATAGACTTTAATTTCGTTTTCCTTTTTGGAGAAGCCATGCCCTTCATCATCTAATACAAGATATTCAACATCCCGGCCTTGTTCTTGCAATTTGGCTACGATTTGATCGGACTCTTCCTTCACGACACGTGGATCCTTCGCCCCTTGGATGACAAGCATCGGTTTAGTCATTCCATTCAAATAGGTGACAGGTGAATCGTTGATAAAGCGTTCCTTGTCACGCTCAGGATCACCAAGCCATCTTTCCATAATTGGCTTCCAGTGTAGTGGTACCGAATTGACAAATGTGAATAAATCAGATGGTCCGAAAATGTCTACAACAGCTTTGAAATACTCTGCATGCCTTCCATGAAGTAACAATGCCATATAGCCACCATAACTTCCCCCAACGAGGAATAAGCGATTACTGTCCGTTATTCCGTTTTCGATTAACCAATCGATTCCCGCAAGACAATCCAGACGAGGTCCCTCTCCCCAATCCTGTTCAACCAGTTTCGTAAACGCTGAACCGTAACCTGTACTCCCTCTAAAGTTCGGGGCAAAAATTGTATAGCCACGATTCAGGAAGCATTGGAACATCGAACGGAACATTTTCCTTTCAGATGCTTGTGGTCCACCATGCGGCCAGAAAATTGTAAAGCCGTTATCATTTTCGGGCTTTGCTTTGAATAATAATGCTTCAATTTCCATGCCATCAAATGATGTATAGGAAATGACTTCTGGGTCGACCATGTCATCCTTGCTAACACCTAGCACTCGATTTTCTGTCAGGCGTTTCCACTCTTTCCCGTCTTTGGACAAATAAATATTTTGCGGATTTGTAGCGCTTCTTCCTAGGATGTACACATTTCCAGATTTGGTATAGTGGATTTGGTCGATGACATCGACTGGAAGATCGCAATCCGCTAAGTCCCCGCCGTCTACCGAATAACGGTATAATTTGTCCGTTACACCATTTATCGTTAGAACATACATATCCCCGTTCTCTTTATTCCATTTAATCGTCTGAATACTTTCACCTTCGACTTCCAACACTTTAGAAAAGGACTTGGATGCGATTTCAAATTTAGCCAAATATGCATTGTCACTTTCATAATCCGTCACAAAAAAGATTGTTTCGTTGTCTGTGAATATCGGATCATAAGCGACATGTACTTTTTCAGGATCGGGTGTAAGATACAATGTTTCCTCACCAGTTTTGACGAAACTTATAGCATACGTATTTGCAAAAGCACGAGAATATACGAATGATTTCTCATCATCTGACACAGCTGCCAATTCAGTTGGTGAAGTTTCGCCGATATTTATAAGCGTATCCACACCACTTTCCAGATTGCGAATATGGGTGTTCAGGAAAGACGGGTTTTCTTTTGATGTTACATAATAGACACGCTTGCCATCTTCACTCAAATGGCTAAAGTAATATTTTTCATCCGGCTCACCAGTTATTAAAGGCTGCGGCAAACCGCCCTCAAATGGAATAGCATAAATCTGATAGTTTTCATCCCCATCTTTATCAAATCCAGCAAGGACCAGATTATTTCCCGGTGCAAATTTAATGAAATTACATGATTCGTCACGATGGGCAAATAAGTACGGAGATGTACTCGGCAAATCCATAGCCCATAAATTCATTTTGCCATTCAGATTCGTGTTAAACACGAGCTTTGTTTCATCACTGTTTACAGCGAAATTTGTAATTGCATATGTCCTGAAAAACTGTTCAACTGTAGGTTTTGCGAATGTTACC is a genomic window of Sporosarcina oncorhynchi containing:
- a CDS encoding S9 family peptidase, which produces MVTFAKPTVEQFFRTYAITNFAVNSDETKLVFNTNLNGKMNLWAMDLPSTSPYLFAHRDESCNFIKFAPGNNLVLAGFDKDGDENYQIYAIPFEGGLPQPLITGEPDEKYYFSHLSEDGKRVYYVTSKENPSFLNTHIRNLESGVDTLINIGETSPTELAAVSDDEKSFVYSRAFANTYAISFVKTGEETLYLTPDPEKVHVAYDPIFTDNETIFFVTDYESDNAYLAKFEIASKSFSKVLEVEGESIQTIKWNKENGDMYVLTINGVTDKLYRYSVDGGDLADCDLPVDVIDQIHYTKSGNVYILGRSATNPQNIYLSKDGKEWKRLTENRVLGVSKDDMVDPEVISYTSFDGMEIEALLFKAKPENDNGFTIFWPHGGPQASERKMFRSMFQCFLNRGYTIFAPNFRGSTGYGSAFTKLVEQDWGEGPRLDCLAGIDWLIENGITDSNRLFLVGGSYGGYMALLLHGRHAEYFKAVVDIFGPSDLFTFVNSVPLHWKPIMERWLGDPERDKERFINDSPVTYLNGMTKPMLVIQGAKDPRVVKEESDQIVAKLQEQGRDVEYLVLDDEGHGFSKKENEIKVYEMMLDFLEKHQK
- a CDS encoding DUF1273 domain-containing protein — translated: MIKRLVVTGYKSHELGIFDDKHAGIPIIKKALESRLTPLLEAGLEWIIMSGQPGVETWAAETAIDLQEDFPDLQIAIITPFEEQDKNWNDAKKQAYEFILSHADYTVSLTKRPYEAPWQFIEKDKFLLRNSDGILIVYDEENDGSPKFMKKMAMSYAEKSDYEVLTISADDLQLIAEDLQRKDWD